The genomic segment TTCATATTACATGGGAAATCTTTTACTCAATTCATGTTGGGTGTtgttatcttttatatatatcttctactCAATTCATATATTATCTTTTACTCAATCCATATATAACACGGAGAAATCGACTCCATGTGTTAATCAGTTacataaaaatcaagaaaccaaactgaaactgcacagagaacaaaaaaaacaagattagaGATGTGTTAGTGATAAAGATTTGATAAGAGATTAGAAGGTGATTAATGTATTTAATTACattaagaggaggaggaggagaaagtgaGACGTCAACAAAGAGAGTGTTATTGTATTATTATGtggatggaagaagaagaatcctttTTTATTAAGCAAAAAAGAAAGGTAATGGTTGTGTTGGGATTCGATTTTTATATTATCCTTTTCTTCTGCTATCCATGTGATCTCCACTCttcatatctctttttttttttttttctaattttcttatatttatataaatattatcatCATTAATGTTGACTTAAATAAAATACTACCAGTAATTTgctaaaatatttgttgttaagTTGTTAtaggttgacaaaaaaaaaaaaaattataagagtttggtaTGTATGCGTTAGTACGCGgcgtattttaaaattttgtttattcgatccaaaatgcacaaaagAAATGTTTCCAAAATGAGACATTAATCCACGATTTTTTCTAGACTCGATATTATGCAGACACTAAAATGGTATTCgaactttcttgtttttaagtTTGTTACACATTATGACATTAGAGTGTCCAAAAACGTACATTTCCTTTTTCTGGTACGTACGTGAACATCCACTTAACTGGTTGTTCAGTTCCTTTTAGTCTAGTAGTAAATTAATCACTAATGTTTTGTAACATTGCTTTTTCTGCTTGTCTTTGTATCACTAAATGATCGTAAAGCTCcgactttattttaattttgtttgacatCAGCTCCTACTTTATTTGGATGGTCAAAACTCTTGTTGATCGTCTTTTTACGGGGTTTATAGGtcagaaaatttattaataaccaGACTATACAATGGTTTCGTTGTCTTTCAGTTGTGTAAATCTAATATCCTCGGTGGGGTTAATGTTTAAGTGTATCCAAATCCAATCTTCAACAATCTATAATATCTATTGGGTATCAATGACTGTTATACTTCGTGTCACCCGAAGTCTGATAGCTTTTCATCCGCATGCGCATTTGCATCAAAACCCAATGATTTTAATCACTGTTCAAAATTTCCCATCAAAATccaataactaaatatatatatacatacatttacACATAGTATAATTGTTTGCAGTGTTTCTATTTTAAACcgtttttccaaaacaaaaaaaaaatgtttatattttctttaatgtgctaacaaaaaatatagagtAGTACATTCAGAGATACATCAAAGTTGATTAGAGAATATATGCGCTAcctaactttaaaattttaataaatgattacaaataggttaaacataggttatagattaatccatatattaatagtTTATATACTAATGGTaataaataaaaccttaattgtaaccaaaaatcttaaacgggatattccaaattgatagttcataGATATTCCAAACTTAATTTTCGGAAGAccacgttgtttccaaagatctacaatcacaatattaccaatttattttcttaagattttattgatagaccacaacgttaaccaagTTATTAAaagggataaaaatatactctcaatcataaaaagaaagtacacaacattttttttgtataataaaacggaagtgcacattttttgtagaatatataatttttataagttggttacaaaatagataatatattaaatataggttggttacaaaaaaaaagttatagatgaaATCTGTGGGCTATATGAAATTacgaatacacttaagaatatctcaaagaatcttcttaaagataatattccaatgatttatacaatttccaaaaaaaatcttgattattccatatattgttacaccatatatattgttaggcataaaaatatattgttaggcgtaaaaagaaataaaattttggcaattaatcacacttaatcgtgatttccgagattttattgtggatttcaaaataaaatctgtcCTAATATCCTTCaaagattttaatataaatcaatgtctttaaaaccGGACCGTAAAGTGAACCGAAAGTCTTTCGGGTCACTGGATCAACAAATCAGACCGATTTGAATTACGGgttaattagtttattagtttgattatattttatgaatataacatctacttttctataaatatatgaacaaaacatacatagttaagtactaaacaactaaggggggtgtattgaacttgatattttagaagattttggagCATTCTTAAAATCCCCTGTTATTTAATTGGTGATTTTAAATAATCATCTGAAATCCtgtgttattgaatttgaaatttataaaaatcatttaaaatcattcaCAATCTCTTATTATTcaataactaatttataaatctcacttcaaatctactgttattcaaaatatcacatttctttttttaaatgctACAGAATGAGATTCTAGGAGatttttctaatatttgtaGTCTAAAATATGACTTACAAAATCACACCTTTAAAGGTGAAACTTTAAaggattgtttataaaaagcGTTTGAACcctcccaccaaaaaaaaaaagagttcgaACCCAATCTGTGCGCAACTTGTCTTATCCTATGTGAGAATAGCAAAACCAAAGGAACGTttaactgaaaatatatatagagaagatcTTTGCACACCTTAATCGTTTGTGTATATTTGTAAAGTGATTAGTATGAATTGAGCACCCATGTATTTCGTGGGTATGAGACTTGATAGCTGCATGCATAAATTAAGCGGAAATGATTCGTTTTGGCTCAGATATGAGAGGAAGTACATGGAGGAACTTAGGAACAAAGCAGAGAGTAAAGAGGAGGAAGCTAAGAAGAGCCCAGAGGTTGAAGGGACAGAAACAGGTGAAAAGAAATGTCACAAAAAGCAGAACATCTACTGCATCATATGAGCAAGATCTTGACAAATTCCTCCTGGGAGAACTAGAAGACAGCGACAAAGCTCCCGGTGAGACACCTTGATTTGTACGTTGCTTCTCAAGTTTTAGCCGTgtcttaaatattaattatgtttgtGTAATTGTGAAACCTTgcagatgatggtgatggtgatgatgactTCGACAAGATTGGCAACTTTGTAAGTTGACATTTGATTCTCTCTTTGTCTTCAACAGATTACAGATACAATAAGAGAACAAACATCTTGGTTGAATCTAAATCTTCATTCACGTGTTTGCAGGAtgctaaagaagaaaaataaacaaatgcaGCAAAAGCATAGAAATATATCAGTTTTGTTACACCCAATTGTGAGGAAGTAATGAAGCTGGTATATGATCGATCTGTTTCAACATCAGTGTATAGCTTTTGCTTTAGCGAAGATGCAAAAGAGACACATTTTATTCATTCAAATTggcaaaaaactttttttctttattgttgtAGTAAAAAAAGCTTACGAACTTGaatgaaaattaccaaaaaaaaatcgaaacttttgaCATAATGTATTCGTTGATGGAGAggttttattattagtttagcTCTGTGATTGTAATGACGAGTACATCTCTTCTCTCTGGCGTCTCCTTTGACTacagtatttttattttataaatatcctaaaatcacctaaaattcaataatcaaatctcaccaaatcccaAATCATTTTCTTATCAAATCACTGAAAGTCTCtaacaaataatcaaatctcctaaaattacacttaaatctctcaaaattccaaaatattaaaatcccatcaaatctcctaaaatatcaagttcaatacacccccctaaaattaaacttttaaatgattagataaaataactaactgattcttttataaataataacatttatttttaatttagtttgagtttaaagtgtgatgaaaataaaatattttaatttgagaccGACAACCCGGTCCGACCCGCCGGTTCAAACACCGGTTCACGGGTTTTTAGCGGGGGTTTCTGTTTTTTACGGGTtttatttgttaggttttttaaccatgatcgaaccgaccggccggtccggtcatggttaaaaaacattgatataaatcattcagatctccattcaccaaaatacatctctcatattcatacaaaaaaaaaaaataataaccatCGTTTCTCAGTTTACAGTGCTAAACcgtcttataaattatattttattttaaaattataatacacataaaaagaatttcaattcgtgctctagcacggatccgGATCCAAATCTAGTTAGATAGATAACGTAATTTTTGTAGATACATAACTTAGGGTCGATTACAACTTTATCACAAAttatggaaaaacaaaatcccgttaattttaaacaaataacattttttgtttactttgcgTAGAGCACTTTTATCCGGGCATATGTTGCCTTGCATTGTGTTCAAAGGCTTGCTTAAAATGGAGCACATGATACACAATTATTCTTTCATCCgataatatgttattttattagtccaaaatatattttgataatatatttatgaattgCTATCAAAGTTGCTGTCTACATATTTAAAAGTGAAACCATCTACACAATGACCTTTCTTAATGACACTCGGACACTCCCATGGACCAGTCTATAAATTTGTCCTTTTCTTGTATCATAAAATggaagaaactgaaacaaatttCCTTATTTATTTGCCTAAtatatggagaagaagattacaTAACATGTACTccttatatataacaaattaaatactCCTTATCTACGATATGTTTCATCGAGTTCGAGCATATGGCTTTCATTCTTAACTGagaataatgaagaaaaaaatataaaagaacgATAAATTCATAAACACAAGCTAATTAACATCATATAAGTTATAGAGGAGACTGGCCACTCAACATGGAAACTACACAATTTTAACAACCCCGACCAATCTCtttccaaatttaaaactattttaaccTTCCCAAAAATCATGACTGACACAAGTGACACCAAcccattaattatttttaattgaaaaatacttaggttcaccttTAGGgatgaacctctccattcaccccctcttctctcagcgaatcagaatcttccatctaatattttattttaaaattaaatttaaattaaattaaaaagcaaaccaaattaaggaaacaaattctgtatacttttaattaaggaaagttaaatattagcttgatttagatttttaaacttagaataaaattatgtcggtttgagtttacaaatgaagtggttaggatttatattttacaattaaaacgaaattatatgtcggtttgggtttacaaatgaggtggttagggtttagattttacaattagaacgaaattatatatcggtttgggttcacaaataagatagttaagatttagattttacaagtagaacaaaataatatgtcggtttggattcacaaatgagatgttagggtttagatttcacaattaaaacgaaattatatgtcggtttgggttcacaaatgagatggttagggtttagattttataagtagaacgaaattatatatcggtttgaattcacaaatgagatggttagagtttagattttatatatgtcggtttgggtttattaaaatgcggtttaagttttttcattttataataatatatacagattttattgccTTATTTTGTTAGGGGTGAATGgaaaggttcacccctaggggtgaacccaagtattgttctttttAATTAGCCGCAAACCACACCTTATCTCCTTCTATAtcatttaatttggttctacATATTCTGTATGGCCGTTTCATTGGGACTACGCTTCTACTGAATGCACCGTATTATTACCATCCGACTGACTATAAACTCCTTCCCGAATATGTGATAATCCAAGCCTTTTGTGAACCGGACAAAGATTTGAAAAACTTTAGACTgaccatttttctatttttacattttaagacATTTCTCAATCGGGAGCAGAGAGGAAAATATTTTCACTTCCATACCAAATGTCATCGAGTCATAAATAAGCGAGCAAATACTTCCAACGATCTATTGCGGCCTCACCCTCACGGGTTCTTGTCTAGTCCCACAGGACCccaatttttattcaaattggATAAGATCATCTTGGACAAAAAGATAGATTCCAAAGTAATATTCTTGAAGGATGGAGAAGTGATCTCTGGCTTTTggagtttcaactttcaaaacaaaaagtctttAGTAGACCATTagagaaatatttgttttttctttcttttttttccttctaaaagAGACATAactgatacaaaataaaaacaacccTTGTAATTTAAAAGCTTCTAATGAAAATCATATCTAGAAAACGCTAGAAAGGAGATTAGCAGCTGTGGAAATGGCTGCTCCGGTAAGAGCAGACTGAACCACTTGCTCATGGCTTGTCCTATCCGAGGTCGTCATAGCCATTGCCGCTCCTGTCAATGCTCCAGCCACCGCGCTGTTCCTCTGTGATATacatcacatatatatgattaccACCACATAATTAAAGAGCATGTTAATCATTGATGAAACAAAATGATACAAATAAATCAATTTGACTAACCCAATCATGAGCTCCTCCACGAACCTCCTTCATACCGTAAGTGATACCTGAGTACAACCCAGCTGCTAGCCCTACAATTCCCACATCAATATCCAAATTAAACCTTAAAATCTCCTTCCGACGTTAAATCTtgaaacattaatttaattaaaaatatacgtatatataaacTCACCCCATTGGAGAGACTCTTTTCCTGTGTTCTTCACCTAGAGGCCAACCAAATTCAAACATGTTCAGTAAACTAACCAAGAAACCTAACGTGTCATGTTTGCAACTCGTATGGATACACTAGCCCACGTCTagatgattatatataataaactcaCCAGTGCATCAAGAGATTTGCTGCTTTCCCCTGATAATAATAACAACGATAAGTATCACTATCATAACATAACGCTGATTACATAAGATCAGAAACCAAAATACGATACAAACAAAACGGACCTCTGAGATTAGGGAACCTATGTTTCTTGTTCTCGGACGGTGGACCGACGTTGTTCGAGTCAAACCCTGCCcctatttttattaattttgactCATACATTACATAATTTTGTTACGCATAAATTATAAGGAAGAAAGAAACTCGTCGGAGTAGTTCTTACCCTCAACCACCGTAAAGTAAGCTTCCCTCGACACGGCTTGTAAAGCTCCCACCTTCATAATTAATCCATGTTAAGCGATATGTGTTAACTACGCACGTAACGTAACGTAACATAAATATACTATCGGGAAAACGGAAAGATATGAAACGAAAACTTACACCGGCGGCTTTGACGAAGGAATCGGCGATACGGTTAAGAAGAGGATGACCAAGATCGAACAAGTGTGCCTTCTCAAAGCTTCTTATCTCATCCATTACTATTCTTCCTCCACCcttctccatttttcttttctcttttcttcactttatctttcttgctttctcttatcttttttttttttatctgttaaTACTTCTCTCTTCGACAACAAGTAAGGAGAAGTATGTGGAACTGAACAGAGTTTTTTCGACACGTGTTCTGTTTCTCCACACGTGTCGGAGTCTGCCGTTTGAACTGTTCAACGTTCTCCCTCCCCACGTGGCACTCACAAGATCAACGTCAGACAGACcgagaaattaaaaatcaagGCCCAATGAACCGGTAGATATTATGATAAACCGGGAATTTTGAAATCTCCGGTTTAAAGACGAGAAACCTGACACGTGTCTTCTCTGCTTTGATATCTCCGCCTCTGCTCGTCGGAGTGAGACTTCCACTACTTGTCATCTCCGtcactcctctctctctctctctctctctctctctctcactcacgtTCTCTATCTAACACAATGCAATcggctctctctctttccttctctcAATCATCGCTTCCTTTAGCGAACCGTCCGTTTTGTTCATCCAACGCCGCTCCTTCTTTTACGCCGAGGAATCTCCGGTTCTGTGGACTCCGGCGAGAAGCGTTTGGTTTCTCTCCGTCGAAGCAATTGACCTCGTGCCGTTTTCAAATTCAGAATAGGAGGATCGAAATCTCCGCATCAGCTGGAAATGGAGCTCCGTCGAAATCGTTCGATTATGATTTGATCATCATCGGAGCTGGAGTTGGCGGCCATGGAGCTGCATTGCACGCCGTTGAGAAGGTCTGCTTTCCAATTAGGATTACAATTTCTGATTCAAATTGATACAGATACCGTTCTGGTACACTCTTTCTCAGTTGAGCCGGTAAATTTGGAATCATTTGCTTACTAGTGGAATCATATGCTTTGTTTGATAGAAACGGTACAAGGATGATGATTGGATGACTTACACTTACTATCTAATTACTGCGTTTTCTTTCTAGTGCTCATGATCTCATCAGGTGAATTTGTTGTTTTGCTAACGTTGAATAGGGACTCAAAACTGCCATCATTGAAGGAGATGTTGTTGGAGGGACTTGCGTTAACAGAGGCTGTGTGCCTTCCAAAGCTCTCCTTGCTGTTAGTGGTAGGATGCGGGAACTCCAGAATGAACATCACATGAAGGCTTTTGGTCTGCAGGTATAGTGTATACTGCTGTCAAATGCAATTGTAGACGCTCTAGTTTGATCTCTAATAATTGTGTAAGCAAGTATTATCTCCCTGGCCTTGACTCTAGCTCCATTGTCTCCCCTGGATAATAGGTTTCTGCTGCGGGTTATGACCGTCAGGGTGTGGCTGACCATGCAAGTAACCTGGCTACCAAGATTAGGAATAATCTCACCAATTCTATGAAGGCACTTGGTGTTGACATATTGACAGGGTTTGGCGCTGTTCTGGTCAGTATGTTATGTTATTGTCTTTGGTTGACCAACTAACTCCACATGATAAGTTGTTGTTATTTGGTGATCTTAATACTCTCTAGTCTTTTGTACACTTGTGCAGGGCCCACAAAAGGTTAAATATGGTGACAATATTATCACCGGAAAAGATATAATCATTGCAACTGGATCCGTACCGTTTGTTCCAAAAGGAATTGAAGTTGATggtatgtgttttgttttaacatgTATAAGCCAGGGGCGAAgcctcaaaaaccaaaacttttcatCTCTTTTGATATAGCAACTGCCCTAATATTCCTTATATTTTGTGGTGCAGGAAAGACTGTTATCACAAGTGACCATGCATTGAAATTGGAGTCCGTTCCTGACTGGATTGCGATAGTGGGAAGTGGTTATATCGGACTTGAGTTCAGTGACGTTTACACGGCCCTTGGAAGTGAGGTAACATGTTGATTTTGTATTAATGATTTGCATTTGTATAATAATgtgaggtttttgttttctttcattagTAACAAAGGGCTCTTAAGATTCTGCGCTATTGGTATTTCTATTGCTATGTTCTGCTTACTTTAGGTTTGCAATGCACTACAACCCCCAGGAAGTCTCAAAATTACTCTTTTTGCAGGTAACTTTTATTGAGGCGCTTGATCAGCTGATGCCTGGATTTGATCCTGAGATCAGTAAGCTGGCTCAAAGGGTTCTGATTAATCCAAGAAAGATTGACTATCATACTGGAGTGTTTGCAAGCAAAGTAAGCCTTTTTGACTCATTCTAAGTTAGATTTCATCCTTATACTGAGGatttatggaaatttttttctttttaactcttATTTACAGATCACTCCAGCAAAGGATGGAAAACCCGTGATGATTGAGCTTATTGATGCCAAAACCAAGGAACCCAAGGATACTTTGGAGGTAAGAAAATGTTTGTGCAGCTATCTGAAATCCTACAAAAGAGCATAATTGTCCAGTTATTCTCACCACAATGTTGTGAGGCTTTTACTATTCCCACGTGGGAAGTCTATAAATTAAGACATGCATGCGTTGCTTAGCCAGGGATTGCCAAAATGAAAATGAACAGAAACGTCTTTGATTTCCATCACAATTGGAACTTTTAGCTTTGTGCTTTTTTTCTGCACTGGAAGTGTGACCTTATGTTCCTTTCTCAAGGTGGACGCTGCTCTAATTGCTACTGGAAGAGCTCCATTCACCAATGGACTTGGCCTAGAAAATGTATGAATCGACATTAAAAGGCATCCTTTATGAATACTATTTTTCATTTGGCTCCATCGAGGAGCTTATTAGGTTgtgaaagaaaataacattaaagcTATATTTTCCACACAGATCAATGTTGCGACCCAGAGAGGTTTTATACCAGTTGATGAGCGAATGCGTGTTATCGATGGAAATGGAAAGCTGGTTAGTGATAATTTCATAGAGTACACCTTATTTCTTAGGAgcagtcaattttttttttttatgcaccGAGTCACTCTTGGTTGATAGGTTCCACACTTGTACTGCATTGGTGATGCCAATGGTAAATTGATGCTCGCTCATGCAGCCAGTGCCCAAGGAATTTCTGGTAAATGATAATTAAGTTTCCACTATCAATGCATCTGTgttttgccctcttttacacTTTACTATGTTTGATTGGCCACTTATTAAACTCTGTGCATCTACTTGTGTTGGTTAGTGGTGGAGCAAGTCACAGGTACAGATCATGTGCTTAATCATCTTAGCATCCCAGCTGCTTGTTTTACTCATCCTGAAATCAGCATGGTGGGATTGACAGAGGTAACTCTAGACACCCTTAGTGGATTGGTGATTAAAAATAAGGTGTATAACCGTAACCTTTAATGTTGGATATCTTTGCAATCTCAGCCTCAAGCAAGAGAAAAAGCTGAGAAAGAGGGATTCAAAGTAAGTATTGCAAAAACAAGTTTCAAGGCAAACACAAAGGCCCTAGCCGAAAATGAAGGAGAAGGACTTGCTAAGGTAAAGAGAAAAAACTAAATCGAAAGTTGTTTACAGTCCTCGAGTTACTGAGAAGATATCTGAACACGCCTTTTATGTGCACAGATGATATACAGACCTGACAATGGTGAAATCCTTGGAGTACATATATTTGGGCTGCATGCAGCTGATCTTATCCATGAAGCATCTAACGCGATTGCTTTAGGAACACGCATTCAGGTATGATATCTCTACGGCTGCAAACCAACCTGACTCTGATTTTGCTCACTGTCTTtagattgtgatttttttttcttttggtgatgACAATGCAGGAAATTAAACTTGCTGTTCATGCACATCCAACGCTGTCCGAAGTTGTTGATGAACTATTTAAAGCAGCCAAGGTAAATACAAGAATCTAAATCTGCATTCTCGACATAAAATCACGATTTAGAAGCAACCAACTCCTATTCATCTCAATTTCAGGTTGACAGTCCAGCTTCAGTAACAGCACAAAGTGTAAAAGTTGCTgtatgaacaaagaaaaaatattgaaagcaGCCTGTAACAAAAGTTTTGTGCAAGAAGACATTTGTACTTTACCATAATTCAACGACGGACAAAGATTGAGTGTCACATTTCATCCCGtatatttgtttcatgttttttctttaaattgtaTCTTAGatttaagaacaaaagaaacagattGTGACAGACACATAATtgaaatactatattttattataagtcAGAAATCCAAGATAGAAAACAGTAAGAAGGAGAGAATTTAATAGACAAACTAAAAAACGTTTTAGCTTTTTAGCGTCAAATCTCACAAAAGTCACAGAACACAGCAGCAATACAAGACTTACTACTTCACAATCCcccaaagcaaaagaaaaatactaacGACAAGACGCTCTATGGAAGATCTCCCAGCTCCAGGCTCGATTTACCATAATACCCTTTGAAACTTTTATGAAAACAGCTTCTATTAGGTCGAAATTGCCCCTCGTCATTTACACAAATTTACAGTTCCACCACACTGCACCCACCTCCTCTTCATTGTTGTTGCATTCAGCTCTCCTCCATAGCCATTTGATCAAGTTCTTGCATCCCATCATACT from the Camelina sativa cultivar DH55 chromosome 12, Cs, whole genome shotgun sequence genome contains:
- the LOC104732009 gene encoding dihydrolipoyl dehydrogenase 2, chloroplastic, producing MQSALSLSFSQSSLPLANRPFCSSNAAPSFTPRNLRFCGLRREAFGFSPSKQLTSCRFQIQNRRIEISASAGNGAPSKSFDYDLIIIGAGVGGHGAALHAVEKGLKTAIIEGDVVGGTCVNRGCVPSKALLAVSGRMRELQNEHHMKAFGLQVSAAGYDRQGVADHASNLATKIRNNLTNSMKALGVDILTGFGAVLGPQKVKYGDNIITGKDIIIATGSVPFVPKGIEVDGKTVITSDHALKLESVPDWIAIVGSGYIGLEFSDVYTALGSEVTFIEALDQLMPGFDPEISKLAQRVLINPRKIDYHTGVFASKITPAKDGKPVMIELIDAKTKEPKDTLEVDAALIATGRAPFTNGLGLENINVATQRGFIPVDERMRVIDGNGKLVPHLYCIGDANGKLMLAHAASAQGISVVEQVTGTDHVLNHLSIPAACFTHPEISMVGLTEPQAREKAEKEGFKVSIAKTSFKANTKALAENEGEGLAKMIYRPDNGEILGVHIFGLHAADLIHEASNAIALGTRIQEIKLAVHAHPTLSEVVDELFKAAKVDSPASVTAQSVKVAV
- the LOC104732006 gene encoding outer envelope pore protein 16-2, chloroplastic isoform X2 → MEKGGGRIVMDEIRSFEKAHLFDLGHPLLNRIADSFVKAAGVGALQAVSREAYFTVVEGFDSNNVGPPSENKKHRFPNLRGESSKSLDALVKNTGKESLQWGLAAGLYSGITYGMKEVRGGAHDWRNSAVAGALTGAAMAMTTSDRTSHEQVVQSALTGAAISTAANLLSSVF
- the LOC104732006 gene encoding outer envelope pore protein 16-2, chloroplastic isoform X1 codes for the protein MEKGGGRIVMDEIRSFEKAHLFDLGHPLLNRIADSFVKAAGVGALQAVSREAYFTVVEGAGFDSNNVGPPSENKKHRFPNLRGESSKSLDALVKNTGKESLQWGLAAGLYSGITYGMKEVRGGAHDWRNSAVAGALTGAAMAMTTSDRTSHEQVVQSALTGAAISTAANLLSSVF